From a region of the Haloferax volcanii DS2 genome:
- a CDS encoding type I 3-dehydroquinate dehydratase codes for MAANAYALAGVTETLTEAAAAEGIADYVEFRMDGATTPLDALDEYDGSVPLIVSNRPEWAGGTAAESDRLETLAAAAAFAAVEMVDVELRTIRECGWLRDELREQDVELIVSHYDRHKKPQKTELLQIVSECNNYGDVAKLVVTAEEKTDSLALLQSFNTASERGMRVTGYALGEIGRHTRVIGVFYGASIAYAPIVSDERAPNDIDLEKLSYLVEWVSAAR; via the coding sequence ATGGCTGCGAACGCATACGCGTTGGCCGGAGTGACCGAGACGCTGACCGAAGCGGCGGCCGCGGAGGGCATCGCGGACTACGTCGAGTTCCGGATGGACGGGGCGACCACCCCGCTCGACGCGCTCGACGAGTACGACGGGTCGGTCCCGCTCATCGTCTCGAACCGGCCGGAGTGGGCCGGTGGAACCGCCGCCGAGTCCGACCGGCTGGAGACCCTCGCGGCCGCCGCCGCGTTCGCCGCCGTCGAGATGGTCGACGTGGAACTGCGGACGATTCGTGAGTGCGGATGGCTCCGAGACGAACTGCGCGAGCAGGACGTCGAACTCATCGTCTCCCACTACGACCGCCACAAGAAACCTCAGAAGACGGAACTTTTGCAGATAGTATCAGAGTGTAATAACTACGGCGACGTGGCGAAGCTCGTCGTCACCGCCGAGGAGAAAACCGACTCGCTCGCGCTGTTGCAGTCGTTCAATACCGCCTCCGAACGGGGGATGCGAGTTACCGGCTACGCGCTTGGCGAAATCGGCCGCCACACCCGCGTCATCGGCGTGTTCTACGGTGCGTCCATCGCCTATGCACCCATCGTCAGCGACGAGCGCGCTCCGAACGACATCGACCTCGAAAAGCTGTCGTACCTCGTCGAGTGGGTCTCTGCGGCCCGGTGA
- a CDS encoding NAD-dependent epimerase/dehydratase family protein has protein sequence MVTQQVLVTGPFGEAGEAILNHLAERDEYEFTYLDRTEHPEYETFVADIADYEAIRPAFDGQDAVIHLAAQSDAGAAFEDIIEPNIMGTYNVLKAMEDAGVEKLIYASSQRVMGLYEEDLAPDLYEEDYPSEYDPLRFTHETLPKPDGYYGASKMFGEHICRTHARRDGAPSQVYSIRISSVRTEQYDHPYGDAERGVDRGDEHKVEDGEVWDQSQTGSWERGSDEYEEMVKRLKATWTSQRDFAHLLECCLEDDSVTYDTFYAVSGNKARWFDTDHAKAVLDYEPADDGSEWDSPPE, from the coding sequence ATGGTTACGCAGCAAGTCCTAGTCACGGGTCCGTTCGGTGAGGCGGGCGAAGCGATTCTCAACCACCTCGCGGAACGCGACGAGTACGAGTTCACGTATCTCGACCGGACCGAACACCCGGAGTACGAGACGTTCGTCGCAGACATCGCGGATTACGAGGCTATCCGCCCGGCGTTCGACGGGCAGGACGCCGTCATCCACCTCGCCGCGCAGTCCGACGCGGGCGCGGCCTTCGAGGATATCATCGAGCCGAATATCATGGGCACGTACAACGTCCTCAAGGCGATGGAGGACGCCGGCGTCGAGAAGCTCATCTACGCCTCCTCCCAGCGCGTGATGGGGCTGTACGAGGAGGACCTCGCGCCCGACCTCTACGAGGAGGACTATCCCAGCGAGTACGACCCGCTTCGGTTCACCCACGAGACGCTCCCGAAGCCCGACGGCTACTACGGTGCCTCGAAGATGTTCGGCGAGCACATCTGCCGGACGCACGCTCGCCGCGACGGCGCGCCGAGCCAGGTCTACTCGATTCGCATCTCCAGCGTGCGGACCGAGCAGTACGACCACCCCTACGGCGACGCTGAGCGCGGCGTCGACCGCGGCGACGAGCACAAAGTCGAGGACGGCGAGGTGTGGGACCAGTCACAGACGGGCTCGTGGGAGCGCGGGAGCGACGAGTACGAGGAGATGGTCAAGCGGCTCAAGGCGACGTGGACCTCGCAGCGTGACTTCGCGCACCTGCTCGAATGCTGTCTCGAAGACGACTCGGTCACCTACGACACGTTCTACGCGGTGAGCGGCAACAAGGCTCGCTGGTTCGACACCGACCACGCGAAGGCGGTCCTCGACTACGAACCGGCCGACGACGGCTCCGAGTGGGACAGCCCTCCCGAGTGA
- a CDS encoding nucleotide-binding protein, protein MVEAFAVASGKGGTGKTTSTLALGMALAEEYDVTVIDADTGMANLLFHAGLDDADVTLHDLLIDDHDAAVSDAVYERFGLSVVPCGTSLAAFEAADPGRLRDVVAELAADTDVLLLDSPAALGSKSAVLPVVLADRIVVVLQPTVPSLSDGLKVQEYAHSYGTDTAGVVFNRVRPDENVETIAEQAGRYFGGQTLASVPESDAVRAARREGKPLLAHAPDDPAADAFREAAARLDVREGDGREVAERFKSAVVPERI, encoded by the coding sequence ATGGTCGAGGCGTTCGCCGTCGCCAGCGGGAAGGGCGGCACCGGGAAGACGACGAGTACGCTCGCGCTGGGGATGGCGCTCGCCGAGGAGTACGACGTGACCGTCATCGACGCGGACACGGGCATGGCGAACCTGCTTTTCCACGCCGGATTGGACGACGCCGACGTGACGCTCCACGACTTACTCATCGACGACCACGACGCCGCGGTGTCCGACGCGGTGTACGAGCGGTTCGGGCTGTCTGTCGTCCCCTGTGGGACGAGTCTCGCGGCGTTCGAGGCCGCGGACCCCGGTCGCCTCCGCGACGTGGTCGCCGAGCTCGCGGCCGACACGGACGTGTTGCTCCTCGATTCGCCCGCCGCGCTCGGTTCCAAGAGCGCGGTGCTCCCCGTCGTCCTCGCGGACCGCATCGTCGTCGTCCTCCAGCCCACCGTGCCGTCTCTGTCTGACGGGCTGAAAGTCCAGGAGTACGCCCACTCCTACGGCACCGACACGGCGGGCGTGGTGTTCAACCGCGTGCGCCCCGACGAGAACGTGGAGACAATCGCCGAGCAGGCCGGCCGCTACTTCGGGGGACAGACGCTCGCGTCGGTCCCCGAGAGCGACGCGGTCCGCGCGGCCCGCCGCGAGGGAAAACCCCTCCTCGCGCACGCCCCCGACGACCCGGCCGCCGACGCCTTCCGCGAGGCGGCCGCCCGACTTGACGTGCGCGAAGGCGACGGCCGCGAGGTCGCAGAGCGGTTCAAAAGCGCCGTCGTCCCCGAGCGAATATGA
- a CDS encoding Bug family tripartite tricarboxylate transporter substrate binding protein, whose product MGDDTISNRSGRSALNRRNFIKAAGVGGVALSAGCLGSLSGEQEWPSRPVEVISPWSAGGGADRTSRAVADAAENHTDVSWNVSNQTGGSGSVGMNAAANAEPDGHTIGCTAPEIALFEHLGIADLSPDDITPIMQYTEFPAALVVSEDAEFSTLDEWISYGQDNTLQMANSGFGSSWHMAAAGIASEAGVNVEHISYEGAAPAMTAVVNGEVDCTAVGAAEVAPQVQDGGLSALGVAFDQQVEALPNTPTLQDQGLDISIGSWLAHFAPAGIDDELKQQLADVYSAVYEDDSFVEFMENNNFIRVERGPDELQDFLDQQYEFYGNLVDELGIEEQ is encoded by the coding sequence ATGGGAGACGACACCATTAGCAATCGGAGTGGACGGAGCGCGCTGAACAGACGGAACTTCATCAAGGCCGCCGGCGTCGGCGGGGTTGCGCTCTCGGCCGGCTGTCTCGGCAGCCTCTCGGGAGAGCAAGAGTGGCCCTCCCGTCCGGTCGAGGTTATCTCGCCGTGGTCCGCCGGGGGCGGAGCCGACCGAACGAGCCGCGCGGTCGCAGACGCGGCTGAGAACCACACCGATGTCTCGTGGAACGTCAGCAACCAGACCGGCGGCTCCGGCTCGGTCGGGATGAACGCGGCGGCCAACGCCGAGCCCGACGGGCACACCATCGGCTGTACTGCCCCCGAGATTGCGCTGTTCGAGCACCTCGGTATCGCCGACCTCAGCCCCGACGACATCACGCCCATCATGCAGTACACCGAGTTCCCCGCGGCGCTCGTCGTCAGCGAGGACGCCGAGTTCTCCACGCTCGACGAGTGGATCAGCTACGGGCAGGATAACACCCTGCAAATGGCGAACTCCGGGTTCGGGTCGTCGTGGCACATGGCGGCGGCCGGCATCGCCAGCGAGGCCGGCGTCAACGTCGAGCACATCTCCTACGAGGGTGCCGCCCCGGCTATGACGGCCGTCGTGAACGGCGAGGTCGACTGTACCGCGGTCGGCGCGGCCGAGGTCGCGCCGCAGGTCCAAGACGGCGGACTGTCCGCCCTCGGCGTGGCGTTCGACCAGCAGGTCGAAGCGCTCCCGAACACGCCGACGCTCCAAGACCAGGGTCTCGACATCTCCATCGGCTCGTGGCTCGCGCACTTCGCGCCCGCCGGCATCGACGACGAACTGAAGCAACAGCTCGCCGACGTGTACAGCGCCGTCTACGAGGACGACTCGTTCGTGGAGTTCATGGAGAACAACAACTTCATCCGCGTCGAACGCGGCCCCGACGAGCTTCAGGACTTCCTCGACCAGCAGTACGAGTTCTACGGCAACCTCGTCGACGAACTCGGCATCGAAGAGCAGTAA
- a CDS encoding homoserine dehydrogenase encodes MRLCVLGAGAVGSAVVELAAEHGHVVTAFADSDSAVVDADGIDADAVLSKKREDGVVGDADPESVFDADYDVLVEATPTTLGDAEPGFSHVERALADDRHVVLANKGPVAERYADVRALEADSEGTVRFGATVGGALPILSTIEDVGPSRVSAVYGVLNGTANFVLSRMAAEGLDYEHVLAEAQDLGVAEADPAFDVDGTDTALKGVIVANVLAEGETEFTLDDAEVEGIQELSGGMLDLAQEDGQTIRLIVEVADGSVRVGPRLVSANGAVAPSGAENAVQIEADYCGRLGITGRGAGGPETASAVLTDVERLAD; translated from the coding sequence GTGAGGCTCTGCGTCCTCGGTGCCGGTGCGGTCGGCAGCGCCGTCGTCGAACTCGCCGCCGAACACGGCCACGTCGTGACCGCGTTCGCTGACTCCGACAGCGCCGTCGTCGACGCCGACGGCATCGACGCCGACGCGGTGCTGTCGAAGAAGCGAGAAGACGGCGTGGTCGGGGATGCCGACCCCGAATCGGTGTTCGACGCCGACTACGACGTGTTAGTGGAGGCGACGCCGACGACGCTCGGTGACGCCGAACCCGGCTTTTCGCACGTCGAGCGCGCGCTAGCCGACGACCGCCACGTCGTCTTGGCGAACAAAGGCCCGGTCGCGGAACGCTACGCCGACGTGCGTGCGCTCGAAGCCGACAGCGAGGGGACCGTCCGCTTCGGCGCGACCGTCGGCGGCGCGCTCCCCATCCTCTCGACTATCGAGGACGTGGGCCCGTCGCGCGTGTCGGCGGTGTACGGCGTGCTGAACGGGACGGCGAACTTCGTCCTCTCGCGGATGGCCGCCGAGGGACTCGACTACGAACACGTCCTCGCGGAGGCACAGGACCTCGGCGTCGCAGAGGCCGACCCGGCCTTCGACGTCGACGGCACGGACACGGCGCTCAAGGGCGTCATCGTCGCCAACGTCCTCGCCGAGGGCGAGACGGAGTTCACGCTCGACGACGCCGAAGTCGAGGGGATTCAGGAGCTCTCGGGGGGGATGCTCGACCTCGCGCAGGAAGACGGCCAGACGATTCGACTCATCGTCGAAGTCGCGGACGGTTCGGTCCGCGTCGGCCCGCGACTGGTGTCCGCAAACGGGGCGGTCGCCCCGTCGGGGGCGGAAAACGCCGTCCAAATCGAAGCCGACTACTGCGGCCGACTGGGCATCACCGGGCGCGGGGCCGGCGGTCCAGAAACGGCGAGCGCGGTGCTGACGGACGTCGAGCGGCTTGCCGACTGA
- a CDS encoding pyridoxal phosphate-dependent aminotransferase — MDPGSVSDVDHVTHGGTADHSLVDFSTGSNPEHPSGLAGVYESALATARRDSLDDYSRFRVAAAEFVGCNPDEAIPAAGVIEALRLAVGVTVSPGDSVALPAPCCGEYAREIRLQGGDPVHVPHDRLLETVDPAEHAAVILSYPANPVGTAYPRDELRAFIDDCRRADTPVIVDETYLGFTRLPSTAGLDGVIALHSVTNVFGVPSLRAGFAAATGDLGDRLSRARCTWVLSAPAVEVATFCLEQEAFLEATRNRVERERPRVIAGLDRLGYDPHPADSALVLFRADDVDCVLRETRRRGFAVRDARDYQGLDSHVRISVRRPDENDRLLDALAEAS; from the coding sequence ATGGACCCCGGTTCCGTTTCCGACGTCGACCACGTGACTCACGGCGGGACCGCCGACCACTCGCTGGTCGATTTCAGCACCGGCTCGAACCCCGAACACCCGTCCGGCCTCGCTGGCGTCTACGAATCGGCGCTCGCCACGGCGCGGCGGGACTCGCTGGACGACTACTCGCGGTTCCGCGTCGCCGCCGCGGAGTTCGTCGGCTGCAACCCCGACGAGGCCATCCCCGCCGCTGGCGTCATCGAAGCGCTCCGACTCGCCGTCGGCGTGACCGTCTCGCCCGGCGACAGCGTGGCGCTTCCGGCCCCTTGCTGCGGCGAGTACGCCCGCGAAATCCGGCTTCAGGGGGGCGACCCGGTCCATGTTCCGCACGACCGCCTCCTCGAAACCGTCGACCCCGCCGAGCACGCGGCGGTCATTCTCAGCTATCCCGCCAACCCGGTCGGGACCGCGTACCCGCGAGACGAGCTTCGGGCGTTCATCGACGACTGTCGCCGGGCCGACACGCCCGTCATCGTCGACGAGACGTACCTCGGCTTCACGCGCCTCCCGAGCACGGCCGGCCTCGACGGCGTCATCGCGCTCCACTCGGTAACGAACGTCTTCGGCGTCCCCTCGCTCCGCGCGGGCTTTGCGGCCGCGACGGGCGACCTCGGTGACCGGCTCTCGCGGGCGCGCTGTACGTGGGTGCTTTCGGCTCCGGCGGTGGAGGTTGCGACGTTCTGTCTCGAACAGGAGGCTTTCCTCGAAGCCACGCGGAACCGGGTCGAACGGGAGCGCCCGAGGGTGATTGCGGGGCTGGACCGGCTCGGCTACGACCCGCACCCCGCCGACAGCGCGCTCGTGTTGTTCCGCGCCGACGACGTCGATTGCGTCCTCCGCGAGACCCGACGGCGCGGTTTCGCCGTCCGCGACGCCCGCGACTATCAGGGCCTCGACTCGCACGTCAGAATCAGCGTCCGCCGCCCGGACGAAAACGACCGCTTGCTCGACGCGCTCGCCGAGGCGTCCTGA
- a CDS encoding 4-carboxy-4-hydroxy-2-oxoadipate aldolase/oxaloacetate decarboxylase codes for MHTIEPDVERPDRELVEAFEEIPSTIVSDVTGNIGLTMDAGLRPAYDGVEMAGTAVTVKAAPGDNLIIHKAITLTEPGDVLIIDCDGYTDTGHVGELMCTSCQANGLAGLVIDGAYRDSREIAEMEFPVYGRGVNPQGPLKQDPGSVNVTVSVGGVSVDPGDIVIGDDDGLAVIPRRGAEEVLERAHEKLSTEDSVREEVLKGEYLYELNGYDELFENLTIVGPEDSIH; via the coding sequence ATGCACACGATAGAGCCCGACGTAGAGCGACCGGACCGCGAACTCGTCGAGGCGTTCGAGGAGATTCCGAGCACCATCGTCTCCGACGTGACCGGCAACATCGGACTGACCATGGACGCCGGCCTCCGGCCCGCCTACGACGGCGTCGAGATGGCCGGGACCGCGGTCACGGTGAAGGCCGCGCCCGGCGACAACCTCATCATCCACAAGGCGATTACGCTGACCGAGCCGGGCGACGTGCTCATCATCGACTGCGACGGCTACACCGACACCGGCCACGTCGGCGAACTGATGTGCACCTCGTGTCAGGCCAACGGCCTCGCCGGACTGGTCATCGACGGCGCGTACCGCGACAGCCGCGAAATCGCCGAGATGGAGTTCCCGGTGTACGGCCGCGGCGTCAATCCGCAGGGACCGCTCAAGCAGGACCCCGGCTCCGTCAACGTCACCGTCTCCGTCGGCGGCGTCAGCGTCGACCCCGGCGACATCGTCATCGGCGACGACGACGGGCTCGCGGTCATTCCCCGCAGGGGAGCCGAGGAAGTCCTCGAACGCGCACACGAGAAGCTCAGCACCGAAGATTCCGTCCGCGAGGAAGTCCTCAAGGGCGAGTACCTCTACGAACTCAACGGCTACGACGAACTGTTCGAGAACCTGACCATCGTCGGTCCCGAAGACTCGATTCACTAA
- a CDS encoding MBL fold metallo-hydrolase produces MSVSNATEGIDQIQFDHVRVLVLKDTPTGKTTLVDTGFDEDGEELVEILEREYGGVDRVIITHGDHGHHGGLPSVMEAFDPELVASANESKLHEAIDYEPDVTFTDGDLLDGNIRVIEVPGHTKATSALLLEDRGILISGDALDGADRAGLPAGYLLPPPALFNDDHKAAEINLYDLLQYDFETLLVFHGSHVFEDPKGKLDDFLVEREWDPRPE; encoded by the coding sequence ATGAGTGTCAGCAACGCCACCGAGGGTATCGACCAGATTCAGTTCGACCACGTCCGGGTCCTCGTCCTGAAGGACACGCCGACGGGGAAGACGACGCTCGTGGACACCGGCTTCGACGAGGACGGCGAGGAGCTCGTCGAGATTCTGGAGCGGGAGTACGGCGGCGTCGACCGCGTCATCATCACCCACGGCGACCACGGCCACCACGGCGGCCTCCCGTCGGTGATGGAGGCGTTCGACCCCGAACTCGTCGCGTCGGCCAACGAGTCGAAGCTCCACGAGGCCATCGACTACGAGCCTGACGTGACGTTCACCGACGGCGACCTGCTCGACGGGAACATCCGCGTCATCGAGGTGCCGGGCCACACGAAGGCGACCTCGGCGCTCCTGCTCGAAGACCGCGGCATCCTCATCTCCGGAGACGCCCTCGACGGGGCCGACCGCGCGGGCCTCCCGGCTGGCTACCTGCTCCCGCCGCCGGCGCTGTTCAACGACGACCACAAGGCCGCCGAAATCAACCTCTACGACCTGCTCCAGTACGACTTCGAGACGCTGCTCGTCTTCCACGGTTCGCACGTCTTCGAGGACCCCAAGGGCAAGCTCGACGACTTCCTCGTCGAGCGCGAGTGGGACCCCCGGCCGGAGTGA
- a CDS encoding type I 3-dehydroquinate dehydratase translates to MADLIEFRMDQADDPLEQLAAYDGELPIIATNRARWFGGKASDTGRLDDLFSASRYDAVEFVDIELETVRAKEWLAHEFRENDVQLIISHHDFDETPDREVLDAIIEQCAEFGDVAKVAVYPQNQRDTLTLLEAVNDATNRGIDVAGISMGELGSHTRVIGHLYGSKLGYAPLLADDNDYAPGQIPLEKLASLIELTKNERVDGQVIDTIRSEVSVPKELTLSD, encoded by the coding sequence GTGGCAGACCTCATCGAATTCCGAATGGACCAAGCGGACGACCCGCTCGAACAACTCGCCGCGTACGACGGCGAACTCCCGATAATCGCGACCAATCGCGCACGATGGTTCGGGGGGAAGGCAAGCGACACCGGACGATTGGACGACCTGTTTTCCGCATCTCGGTACGACGCCGTGGAGTTCGTCGACATCGAACTCGAAACCGTCCGCGCCAAGGAGTGGCTGGCCCACGAGTTCCGCGAGAACGACGTGCAGCTCATCATCTCGCATCACGACTTCGATGAGACGCCCGACCGCGAGGTGCTCGACGCCATCATCGAGCAGTGCGCGGAGTTCGGTGACGTTGCGAAGGTGGCGGTGTACCCCCAAAACCAGCGCGACACGCTCACGCTCTTGGAGGCCGTCAACGACGCGACCAACCGCGGCATCGACGTGGCCGGTATCTCGATGGGCGAACTCGGGAGTCACACCCGCGTCATCGGCCATCTCTACGGGTCGAAGCTCGGCTACGCGCCCCTCCTCGCGGACGACAACGACTACGCGCCGGGGCAGATTCCGCTCGAAAAGCTCGCCTCGCTCATCGAACTCACCAAAAACGAGCGCGTCGACGGACAGGTCATCGACACGATTCGGAGCGAGGTGTCGGTGCCGAAGGAACTGACGCTCTCGGACTGA
- a CDS encoding ester cyclase produces the protein MASASAPTPTGNERIARRSPEEVASEGNVGLIDEICAEDVLDHSPLGEVRGRDELKAQISGLKESFSDFSATVEDAITEGDTVAMRVTLRGTHDGAFMGIEPTGKPIEVGNMVFTRIEDGVIAERWVQPDMLGMLTQLGAVEPPTA, from the coding sequence ATGGCATCAGCAAGCGCACCGACACCGACGGGGAACGAACGAATCGCGCGACGCTCCCCGGAGGAAGTCGCGAGCGAGGGGAACGTCGGCCTCATCGACGAAATCTGCGCCGAGGACGTCCTCGACCACAGTCCGCTCGGGGAGGTCCGCGGACGCGACGAACTCAAAGCCCAGATTTCGGGACTCAAGGAGTCGTTCAGCGACTTCTCGGCGACGGTCGAAGACGCGATTACCGAGGGCGACACGGTCGCCATGCGCGTCACGCTCCGCGGGACCCACGACGGCGCGTTCATGGGCATCGAACCGACCGGGAAGCCCATCGAAGTCGGCAACATGGTGTTTACCCGCATCGAAGACGGCGTGATTGCCGAGCGGTGGGTCCAACCGGACATGCTCGGCATGCTCACGCAACTCGGCGCTGTCGAACCGCCCACGGCGTGA
- a CDS encoding zinc-dependent alcohol dehydrogenase, with translation MRGLAKTSREPGAMELVDVETPEPASNEVLIEVDYAGLCGSDAGIYKFKSAFERMEMPTIIGHEYTGRVVERGEEASRFSVGERVVERPIRGCGECFQCQIGEESICQDAVLTGIDLDGAYAGYIAVPESALQSVPSNVEPKHAALVEPTAICTRAVIQNSRVKAGDRVLVAGPGPIGLLCAQVAASQGAEVVVAGVGRDTNYRLPLAEELGYPAVNVEEDDLSATQRELTGGVGFDVVFDTTGHPSGLPMAVEQVRKGGQIVLVGQTGETTMEFTPLVRAEVDLQCTYGATFEDFERAFRLIGSGDVDHATFLDDRYRLTESEDAFEAFLAGETCKPVFDVSVLRE, from the coding sequence ATGCGCGGGTTAGCCAAAACGAGCCGAGAGCCCGGAGCTATGGAACTCGTCGACGTCGAGACACCCGAACCGGCGTCCAACGAGGTCCTCATCGAAGTCGACTACGCCGGACTCTGCGGGAGCGACGCGGGAATCTACAAGTTCAAGTCCGCCTTCGAGCGGATGGAGATGCCGACCATCATCGGCCACGAGTACACCGGCCGCGTGGTCGAACGCGGCGAGGAAGCCAGCCGGTTTTCCGTCGGCGAGCGCGTGGTCGAGCGACCGATTCGCGGCTGCGGCGAGTGTTTCCAATGCCAAATCGGTGAGGAGAGCATCTGTCAGGACGCGGTCCTGACCGGCATCGACCTCGATGGGGCGTACGCCGGCTACATCGCCGTCCCCGAGTCGGCGCTCCAGTCGGTCCCGTCGAACGTCGAACCGAAGCACGCGGCGCTCGTCGAACCGACGGCGATTTGCACGCGTGCGGTCATTCAGAACTCCCGGGTCAAAGCCGGCGACCGAGTGCTCGTCGCCGGTCCCGGTCCCATCGGGCTGCTCTGCGCGCAGGTAGCCGCTTCGCAGGGCGCTGAAGTCGTCGTCGCGGGCGTCGGTCGGGACACGAACTACCGACTGCCGCTGGCGGAGGAACTCGGCTACCCCGCGGTCAACGTCGAGGAAGACGACCTGAGCGCGACCCAGCGCGAGCTGACCGGCGGCGTCGGCTTCGACGTGGTGTTCGACACGACCGGCCACCCGTCGGGCCTGCCGATGGCGGTCGAGCAGGTCCGCAAGGGCGGCCAGATAGTTCTCGTCGGCCAGACCGGCGAGACCACGATGGAGTTCACGCCGCTCGTCCGCGCAGAGGTCGACCTCCAGTGTACCTACGGCGCGACGTTCGAGGACTTCGAGCGGGCGTTCCGACTCATCGGCTCGGGCGACGTGGACCACGCCACGTTCCTCGACGACCGCTACCGACTCACCGAGTCCGAAGACGCCTTCGAGGCGTTCCTCGCCGGCGAGACCTGCAAGCCGGTGTTCGACGTCTCGGTCCTTCGGGAGTAA
- a CDS encoding IclR family transcriptional regulator translates to MTNSTGSGSRRIQSVEQAFDIIRYLREVDGATLSETAEDMELPVSTAHIHLATLVDTDYVVKVGSEYHCSLRFLEMGGAMRDGMALYRVAKPELDELKEQTGEHTNVTVEQNGFAVQLYKAQSPESIDDDAPLGDHLYLHSTATGKAMLAKHSRDEVDRIVDRRGLPALTDDTITDREALHEELEAIRDRGYSINRGEHYPGVCAVGTAIVSEPDDAVGAISISGPMSRIEDGRIEEELGPALLNKKNIIELKIKQY, encoded by the coding sequence ATGACGAACTCCACCGGGTCGGGCTCGCGGCGGATACAGAGCGTCGAACAGGCGTTCGACATCATCCGATATCTCCGCGAAGTCGACGGCGCGACGCTGTCGGAGACCGCCGAGGACATGGAGCTGCCGGTCAGCACGGCGCACATCCATCTGGCGACGCTCGTGGACACCGACTACGTCGTCAAGGTCGGAAGCGAGTACCATTGCAGCCTGCGGTTCCTCGAGATGGGCGGGGCGATGCGCGACGGGATGGCGCTGTACCGGGTCGCCAAGCCGGAACTCGACGAACTGAAAGAACAGACCGGCGAGCACACCAACGTGACGGTCGAGCAAAACGGGTTCGCCGTCCAGCTCTACAAGGCCCAGAGCCCGGAGTCCATCGACGACGACGCGCCGCTCGGCGACCACCTCTACCTCCACTCGACGGCGACGGGGAAGGCGATGCTCGCGAAGCACTCGCGGGACGAGGTCGACCGCATCGTCGACCGCCGCGGCCTCCCGGCCCTGACCGACGACACCATCACCGACCGCGAGGCGCTCCACGAGGAACTCGAAGCGATTCGCGACCGCGGCTACTCCATCAACCGTGGGGAACACTACCCCGGCGTCTGCGCGGTCGGCACCGCCATCGTCTCCGAGCCGGACGACGCCGTCGGCGCGATAAGCATCAGCGGCCCGATGAGCCGCATCGAGGACGGCCGCATCGAAGAAGAACTCGGCCCGGCGCTCCTGAACAAGAAGAACATCATCGAGCTGAAAATCAAGCAGTACTGA
- a CDS encoding OsmC family protein has translation MSTEKSQTRNQTLTFAVAAAAESPTETRVSVRDFEFVVDEPESLGGANAGPNPVEYVLGALAGCLNVTAHVVAREMDLDVRDLEIAIEGDLNPATFMGKREDGRAGYQEIRVAVTADVDADAETIDAWLAAVEARCPVSDNLRNATPLALSFDRR, from the coding sequence ATGTCCACCGAGAAATCCCAGACCCGGAATCAGACCCTGACGTTCGCCGTCGCCGCGGCGGCTGAATCACCGACCGAGACCCGCGTCTCCGTCCGCGACTTCGAGTTCGTCGTCGACGAGCCCGAATCGCTGGGCGGGGCGAACGCCGGCCCGAACCCCGTCGAGTACGTCCTCGGCGCGCTCGCCGGCTGTCTGAACGTCACGGCCCACGTCGTCGCCCGCGAGATGGACCTCGACGTTCGCGACCTCGAAATCGCCATCGAGGGCGACCTGAACCCCGCGACGTTCATGGGCAAGCGTGAGGACGGCCGCGCCGGCTACCAGGAGATTCGCGTCGCGGTCACCGCCGACGTCGACGCCGACGCCGAAACCATCGACGCGTGGCTCGCCGCGGTCGAAGCGCGCTGTCCGGTCAGCGACAACCTGCGCAACGCGACGCCGCTCGCGCTCTCGTTCGACCGGCGGTAG